From the genome of Biomphalaria glabrata chromosome 1, xgBioGlab47.1, whole genome shotgun sequence, one region includes:
- the LOC106074209 gene encoding pancreatic lipase-related protein 2-like, whose amino-acid sequence MNRCLAFVLLCGLSLRCTFVAGLTKLNEVCYPPLGCFSTDPPFDVNIHRPVTSTPESPETIKTVFKLYTQKNRQKPTDLKATQAENVTKIWSNFIVRPVKVIIHGYYEDVSLDTWMKKMKDELLIHGDYNVIIVDWSLGAKSTYSISVANARLVGAQLASVIQKIVDSVGIPPLLFHIIGHSLGAHVAGYTGEKINGLGRISGLDPAGLYFENTDPKVRLDPSDAIFVDVIHTDCRPLPYLGLGTFQALGHYDFYPNLGHDMPGCLRNPVTDIKELGLREGVKETFGCNHIRSITYFMESINTKCPFTAYPCNGEADFLSGECKVCGAQKCARMGFHCEPSNGVTQTFYLTTAGSKPYCQYHYEINIKLSTQNSFSEMGIMFASAKGTSGVTKTFQNQESSTLFKTDQTLRLTLTHSSDIGEIQSVTLRWEREAGTLATLLWNLFWQIPQKIYIERVQVYTPETNKTVGLCAYDRSMDHDQTLLINSKC is encoded by the exons ATGAACCGGTGTTTGGCGTTTGTTCTACTCTGTGGATTGTCTTTGCGATGCACCTTTGTAGCTGGTCTTACCAAGC TCAACGAGGTGTGCTACCCCCCTCTGGGCTGCTTTTCAACAGACCCACCCTTTGACGTTAACATCCACAGGCCAGTGACCAGTACACCCGAGTCTCCAGAGACCATCAA AACCGTATTTAAACTGTACACACAAAAGAACCGCCAAAAACCAACCGACTTAAAGGCAACTCAAGCTGAGAATGTCACCAAAATCTGGTCAAACTTCATAGTTCGTCCCGTGAAAGTGATTATCCATGGATACTACGAGGATGTTTCATTGGATACTTGGATGAAG AAAATGAAGGATGAACTATTGATCCACGGCGATTACAATGTCATCATAGTGGACTGGTCACTGGGTGCTAAGTCTACATATAGTATATCAGTTGCAAATGCAAGGCTCGTGGGTGCCCAACTTGCTAGCGTTATCCAGAAAATTGTC gATTCAGTTGGTATACCACCCTTGCTGTTTCACATTATTGGTCATAGCCTCGGAGCTCATGTTGCTGGTTATACTGGAGAAAAAATCAATGGACTGGGGAGAATATCAG GACTGGATCCTGCAGGTCTTTACTTTGAAAATACTGACCCAAAAGTTCGACTTGACCCTTCTGATGCAATCTTTGTGGACGTCATTCATACCGATTGCAGACCTTTGCCTTACTTAG GTCTCGGAACATTTCAAGCCTTGGGTCATTACGACTTTTACCCAAACCTTGGCCATGACATGCCAGGCTGCCTCAGGAACCCAGTGACAGATATTAAAGAACTCGGACTTCGTGAAG GTGTGAAGGAAACGTTTGGCTGTAATCATATCAGATCAATCACTTACTTCATGGAAAGTATCAACACAAAGTGTCCATTCACAGCTTACCCATGCAACGGAGAAGCTGATTTCTTG TCAGGAGAATGTAAGGTCTGCGGGGCTCAGAAATGTGCAAGAATGGGGTTCCATTGCGAACCATCTAACGGTGTGACCCAAACCTTTTACCTGACTACAGCTGGATCCAAACCATATTGTC AGTATCACTACGAGATTAACATCAAGCTCAGTACCCAGAATTCTTTCTCAGAGATGGGGATTATGTTTGCGTCTGCTAAAGGAACTTCCGGTGTTaccaaaacatttcaaaaccaAGAAAG TTCGACTCTCTTCAAGACTGACCAGACTCTACGACTCACTCTAACTCATTCCTCTGATATCGGAGAGATACAGTCCGTGACACTTCGCTGGGAGAGAGAAGCCGGAACTCTGGCCACCTTACTCTGGAACCTATTCTGGCAAATCCCTCAGAAGATCTACATCGAGCGTGTGCAGGTCTACACACCGGAAACAAATAAGAC AGTTGGGCTGTGCGCCTATGATCGATCCATGGATCACGACCAAACACTTCTGATTAACAGCAAGTGCTGA